One genomic region from Euleptes europaea isolate rEulEur1 chromosome 6, rEulEur1.hap1, whole genome shotgun sequence encodes:
- the LRRC10B gene encoding leucine-rich repeat-containing protein 10B, translated as MRMGSGGSSGGREERLPSACEEQLSGGDQMLELTGRHFRRLPGPVCALSGLQKLYISGTGIKELPEEIEGLQELRILALDFNKLEEVPEALCRLPHLTRLYLGSNRLFGLPAEFAQLQTLRCLWIESNYLYHFPRALLQMPWLQSLQMGDNRLKTLPGGLPRMRGLRGLWLYGNRFEEFPKPLLRMTQLHILDLDRNKLTEFPDLTHLRTLRVFSYDHNPVEAPPSVADTVMVVGEGAQEFLEAREERLQKLREQEEEEQEENESETLQANMKNDSSVLDDGEGSYSALECSPEET; from the coding sequence ATGAGGATGGGCAGCGGCGGGTCGTCGGGGGGCCGGGAGGAGCGGCTGCCCTCCGCCTGCGAGGAGCAGCTGAGCGGCGGGGACCAGATGCTGGAGCTGACGGGGCGCCACTTCAGGCGCCTGCCCGGCCCGGTGTGCGCCCTCAGCGGCCTCCAGAAGCTCTACATCAGCGGCACGGGCATCAAGGAGCTGCCTGAGGAGATCGAGGGGCTGCAGGAGCTGCGCATCCTGGCCCTGGACTTCAACAAGCTGGAGGAGGTGCCCGAGGCCCTGTGCCGCCTGCCCCACCTCACCCGCCTCTACCTGGGCAGCAACCGCCTCTTCGGCCTCCCGGCAGAGTTCGCCCAGCTCCAGACGCTCCGCTGCTTGTGGATCGAGAGCAACTACCTGTACCACTTCCCCCGGGCCCTGCTCCAGATGCCTTGGCTGCAGTCCCTGCAGATGGGGGACAACCGGCTCAAAACGCTGCCCGGCGGCCTGCCGCGCATGAGGGGGCTGCGGGGTCTCTGGCTCTACGGGAACCGCTTTGAAGAATTCCCCAAGCCTTTGCTTCGCATGACCCAACTGCACATCCTTGACCTCGACCGCAACAAGCTTACTGAGTTCCCAGACCTGACCCACCTGCGGACGCTTCGAGTCTTCTCCTACGACCACAACCCAGTGGAAGCGCCGCCCAGCGTGGCCGACACGGtcatggtggtgggggaaggggcccAGGAATTTCTGGAGGCGAGGGAGGAACGTCTCCAGAAACTTCgggagcaggaagaggaagagcagGAGGAGAACGAGTCTGAAACTCTGCAGGCCAATATGAAAAACGACTCTTCTGTGTTGGATGACGGTGAGGGCAGCTACTCTGCCCTGGAATGCTCTCCAGAAGAGACATGA